The following coding sequences are from one Pseudomonas oryzae window:
- a CDS encoding group II truncated hemoglobin, with protein MNQTPYQLLGGEDGVRRLCDAFYQCMDELPEAADIRRMHGADLSGIRQKLFEYMSGWLGGPHLYAQKYGSICMTGPHRPFAIGPRERDQWLLCMDKALEQVGASDEVKAMLKRPLQGIAEMIRNRETSAPA; from the coding sequence ATGAATCAGACCCCCTACCAGCTGCTGGGCGGCGAGGACGGCGTGCGCCGTCTGTGCGATGCCTTCTACCAGTGCATGGATGAACTGCCGGAGGCGGCCGACATCCGCCGCATGCATGGCGCCGATCTCTCGGGGATACGCCAGAAGCTGTTCGAGTACATGTCCGGCTGGCTCGGCGGGCCGCACCTGTATGCGCAGAAGTACGGCTCGATCTGCATGACCGGCCCGCACCGGCCGTTCGCCATCGGCCCGCGCGAGCGCGACCAGTGGCTGCTGTGCATGGACAAGGCCCTGGAGCAGGTCGGCGCCAGCGACGAGGTGAAGGCCATGCTCAAGCGCCCGCTGCAGGGCATCGCCGAGATGATCCGCAACCGCGAGACCTCCGCGCCGGCCTGA
- a CDS encoding alpha/beta fold hydrolase, whose protein sequence is MRFLGKVWGYQPSLAAMREPMQVFAWDHGIITDDLVRMRYEASIRDDVQTRFAQLFPAPRQQGIEMLAVDEAALRQLPQPTLIIHGRDDQVIPLEASERLLRLIPHAQLHVFGECGHWVQIEKAADFSRLLIDFLCAAREENQA, encoded by the coding sequence GTGCGCTTCCTTGGCAAGGTGTGGGGCTACCAGCCGTCGCTGGCGGCGATGCGCGAGCCGATGCAGGTGTTCGCCTGGGATCACGGCATCATCACCGACGACCTGGTGCGCATGCGCTATGAGGCGAGCATCCGCGACGACGTGCAGACCCGCTTCGCCCAGCTATTCCCGGCGCCGCGCCAGCAGGGCATCGAGATGCTCGCGGTGGACGAGGCCGCGCTGCGCCAGCTGCCGCAGCCGACCCTGATCATCCACGGCCGTGACGACCAGGTGATCCCGCTGGAGGCTTCCGAGCGGCTGCTCCGCCTGATCCCCCACGCCCAGCTGCACGTGTTCGGCGAGTGTGGCCACTGGGTGCAGATCGAGAAGGCCGCCGACTTCAGCCGACTGCTCATCGACTTCCTGTGCGCGGCGCGCGAGGAGAACCAGGCATGA
- a CDS encoding lipocalin-like domain-containing protein yields the protein MNKETIRGRWNILSWEQLYDDGRVVHPMGTDLEGFIEYGPYGMFCVIARKDREVFTTGGQWSASDAEKAAAYGSYLTYAGPYEVEGDTVRHHVRHSLFPNWEGGSQKRVAVLDGGVLSLTARLEEGTAEARTAKLVWTRALPAGA from the coding sequence ATGAACAAGGAAACCATCCGCGGACGCTGGAACATCCTGTCCTGGGAACAGCTCTACGACGACGGCCGCGTGGTCCATCCGATGGGCACCGACCTGGAGGGCTTCATCGAGTACGGCCCCTACGGCATGTTCTGCGTGATCGCCAGGAAGGATCGCGAAGTTTTCACCACCGGCGGCCAGTGGTCGGCCAGCGATGCGGAGAAGGCCGCCGCCTACGGCAGCTACCTGACCTACGCCGGGCCCTACGAGGTCGAGGGCGACACCGTCCGCCACCATGTGCGCCACAGCCTGTTCCCCAACTGGGAGGGCGGCTCGCAGAAGCGCGTCGCGGTGCTGGACGGCGGCGTGCTGTCGCTCACCGCGCGCCTGGAGGAGGGCACCGCGGAGGCGCGCACCGCCAAGCTGGTATGGACCCGCGCGCTGCCGGCCGGGGCCTGA
- a CDS encoding VanZ family protein, with the protein MRALPFLACLAVFLYGMFRPESPPELFEQSDKALHLLAFGALSLTSRLAFQRLPGWLLWSTLLALAPFLEWLQKYLQPARQFSELDIAANLAGVALAWLGWHGLAQLYRLLRPACR; encoded by the coding sequence TTGAGGGCACTGCCTTTCCTGGCCTGCCTGGCGGTGTTCCTGTACGGCATGTTCCGTCCGGAATCACCGCCGGAGCTGTTCGAGCAGTCGGACAAGGCTCTGCATCTGTTGGCCTTCGGCGCCCTGTCGCTGACCAGCCGGCTGGCCTTCCAGCGGCTGCCGGGCTGGCTGCTGTGGAGCACGCTGCTGGCCCTCGCGCCCTTCCTGGAGTGGCTGCAGAAATACCTGCAGCCGGCACGCCAGTTCAGCGAACTGGACATCGCCGCCAACCTCGCGGGGGTGGCCCTGGCCTGGTTGGGCTGGCATGGGCTTGCACAGCTCTATCGACTGCTGCGCCCCGCCTGCAGGTGA
- a CDS encoding phosphohexomutase domain-containing protein — translation MTTLTCFKAYDIRGQLGRELNEDIAYRIARAYAEWLKPKTVVLGGDVRETSPALKAALARGLQEAGVTVLDLGMTGTEEVYFATWNLGADGGIEVTASHNPIDYNGFKLVREGSQPISRDTGLEDIRLMAEKAEFAAPAALPGELREVSNRAAYVEHLLSYIDTAALRPLKLVVNAGNGAAGPVLDAIETALKARGVPFEFIKVNHEPDCSFPNGIPNPMLEDNRAATRDAVLAHGADLGIAWDGDFDRCFLFDEKGGFIEGYYIVGLLAEAFLRKEAGARIIHDPRLTWNTLAIVEQSGGEAVQCKAGHAFIKQKMREVDAIYGGEMSAHHYFRDFAYCDSGMIPWLLVAELMCSRGQSLSALVGERIAAFPSSGEINLKVAEAPAVLKRIESLYRTDTAEVDYTDGLSVSFADWRFNLRASNTEPVIRLNVESRGDDALMQAKTAELLTQIGGDKA, via the coding sequence ATGACCACCCTGACCTGCTTCAAAGCCTATGACATCCGCGGCCAGCTCGGCCGCGAGCTGAACGAAGACATCGCCTACCGCATCGCCCGCGCCTACGCCGAGTGGCTGAAACCGAAGACCGTGGTGCTCGGCGGCGACGTACGCGAGACCTCTCCGGCGCTCAAGGCCGCGCTGGCCCGCGGCCTGCAGGAGGCCGGCGTGACCGTGCTGGACCTCGGCATGACCGGCACCGAAGAGGTGTACTTCGCCACCTGGAACCTGGGCGCCGACGGCGGCATCGAGGTGACCGCCTCGCACAACCCGATCGACTACAACGGCTTCAAGCTGGTGCGCGAGGGCTCGCAGCCGATCAGCCGCGACACCGGCCTGGAAGACATCCGCCTGATGGCCGAGAAGGCCGAATTCGCCGCTCCGGCGGCGCTGCCTGGCGAACTGCGTGAGGTGTCCAACCGCGCCGCCTACGTCGAGCACCTGCTGTCCTACATCGATACCGCCGCGCTCAGGCCGCTGAAGCTGGTGGTCAACGCCGGCAACGGTGCCGCCGGCCCGGTGCTGGATGCCATCGAGACGGCGCTCAAGGCACGCGGCGTGCCCTTCGAGTTCATCAAGGTCAACCACGAGCCGGATTGCAGCTTCCCCAACGGCATCCCCAACCCGATGCTGGAAGACAACCGCGCGGCGACCCGCGACGCTGTGCTGGCCCACGGCGCCGACCTGGGCATCGCCTGGGACGGCGACTTCGACCGCTGCTTCCTGTTCGACGAGAAGGGCGGCTTCATCGAGGGCTACTACATCGTCGGCCTGCTGGCCGAGGCCTTCCTGCGCAAGGAGGCGGGCGCGCGGATCATCCACGACCCGCGCCTGACCTGGAACACCCTGGCCATCGTCGAGCAGAGCGGCGGCGAAGCGGTGCAGTGCAAGGCCGGGCATGCCTTCATCAAGCAGAAGATGCGCGAAGTGGATGCCATCTACGGCGGTGAGATGAGCGCGCACCACTACTTCCGCGACTTCGCCTACTGCGACAGCGGCATGATCCCGTGGCTGCTGGTGGCCGAGCTGATGTGCAGCCGTGGCCAGTCGCTGTCCGCGCTGGTCGGCGAGCGTATCGCCGCCTTCCCCTCCTCCGGCGAGATCAACCTCAAGGTCGCCGAAGCGCCGGCGGTGCTCAAGCGCATCGAGTCGCTGTACCGCACCGATACCGCCGAAGTGGACTACACCGACGGCCTCAGCGTGAGCTTCGCCGACTGGCGCTTCAACCTGCGCGCTTCCAACACCGAGCCGGTGATTCGCCTGAACGTGGAAAGCCGCGGCGACGACGCGCTGATGCAGGCCAAGACCGCCGAGTTGCTGACCCAGATCGGCGGTGACAAGGCTTGA
- a CDS encoding O-antigen ligase family protein, with product MSHRSSRLERFLVVAALLLLVWLPLPLGSNREWAVGLFIALTGLLAGLWTLDQFRCRRPAGPAVKAAVPLLGLLLGAQGWVAAQWLFGLTADSGATLQYLLLGIAYSLLFLLVIALFHTRQRLNLLLATLVISGTLQAFHGAFMTLSGVEWLLATPKTSYIGDATGTFVNRNHLAGYLELTLACGIGLLMALRDTRPFRWLHLLEMLMGAKARLRLGLVVMVIALVMTHSRGGNAAFFTALMIVGGIFVLRDKDNRLRNGLILASILLIDLLVISQYFGLERLKDRVLNTRLNDVVVEGQVIERQNIDRDEVFVYALPLAQERPLTGQGAGSFEAVFPKYPGADIRSHFDHAHNDYLQFFIEFGLLGCLPLLAFVLLALWRALQALWRRDSLYRSGVGFGAAIGILALAIHSFTDFNLQIPANAATLVVLCAIAVLANGHSKPRRQRIG from the coding sequence ATGTCGCACAGATCCAGCCGCCTCGAGCGGTTTCTCGTTGTCGCTGCCCTGCTGCTGCTCGTCTGGCTGCCGTTGCCGCTGGGCAGCAACCGCGAGTGGGCCGTTGGCCTGTTCATCGCGCTGACCGGCCTGCTGGCCGGACTATGGACGCTTGACCAGTTCCGCTGCCGACGCCCAGCTGGACCGGCCGTGAAGGCGGCTGTGCCCTTGCTTGGCCTGCTGCTGGGCGCCCAGGGCTGGGTTGCCGCTCAGTGGCTATTCGGTCTGACGGCGGACAGTGGCGCGACCCTGCAGTACCTGTTACTGGGGATCGCCTACAGCCTGCTGTTCCTGCTGGTCATAGCGCTGTTCCACACACGGCAGCGGCTGAACCTGCTGCTCGCCACCCTGGTCATCAGCGGCACCCTGCAGGCCTTCCATGGCGCGTTCATGACCCTGTCCGGCGTCGAGTGGCTGCTGGCCACGCCGAAGACTTCCTATATCGGCGACGCCACCGGCACCTTCGTCAACCGCAACCACCTTGCCGGCTACCTGGAGCTGACCCTTGCCTGCGGCATCGGCCTGCTCATGGCCCTGCGCGATACCCGACCGTTCCGCTGGCTGCACCTGCTGGAGATGCTCATGGGCGCCAAGGCCCGCCTGCGTCTCGGTCTGGTGGTCATGGTCATCGCCCTGGTGATGACCCACTCGCGCGGCGGCAACGCGGCCTTCTTCACCGCGCTGATGATCGTCGGCGGCATCTTCGTCCTGCGCGACAAGGACAACCGCCTGCGCAACGGCCTGATTCTCGCCAGCATCCTGCTCATCGACCTGCTGGTGATCAGCCAGTACTTCGGGCTCGAGCGCCTCAAGGACCGCGTACTCAACACCCGGCTGAACGACGTGGTGGTGGAGGGCCAGGTCATCGAGCGACAGAACATCGACCGCGACGAAGTGTTCGTCTACGCCCTGCCGCTGGCGCAGGAGCGGCCGCTGACCGGGCAGGGTGCCGGCAGCTTCGAGGCGGTGTTCCCGAAGTACCCGGGCGCGGATATCCGCAGCCATTTCGATCACGCGCACAACGACTACCTGCAGTTCTTCATCGAGTTCGGCCTGCTCGGCTGTCTGCCGCTGCTGGCCTTCGTCCTGCTGGCGCTGTGGCGTGCCCTGCAGGCGCTATGGCGGCGCGACTCGCTGTATCGCAGCGGCGTCGGTTTCGGTGCCGCCATCGGCATCCTCGCCCTGGCCATCCACTCGTTCACCGATTTCAACCTGCAGATCCCGGCCAACGCCGCGACCCTGGTGGTGCTCTGCGCCATCGCGGTGCTGGCCAATGGCCACAGCAAGCCGCGCAGGCAAAGAATCGGCTGA